In the Ilumatobacteraceae bacterium genome, one interval contains:
- a CDS encoding MoaD/ThiS family protein encodes MIVKLRQPKREVTVDGNRTVNQLLDELDMNRESFLVIRNGTLVPGDGRLDDDDTIEIRPVISGG; translated from the coding sequence TTGATCGTCAAACTGCGCCAACCGAAGCGCGAGGTCACCGTCGACGGCAATCGGACCGTCAATCAGCTCCTGGACGAGCTCGACATGAATCGCGAGTCGTTCCTGGTGATCCGCAACGGCACACTGGTACCCGGCGACGGACGGCTCGACGACGACGACACGATCGAGATCCGCCCCGTCATCTCCGGTGGCTGA
- the dacB gene encoding D-alanyl-D-alanine carboxypeptidase/D-alanyl-D-alanine-endopeptidase has product MNRERRRAVPLAGLAAFALVPAVVLAGVWQYADANVPPPTTTTTTTIPAEPAPELATDLLSLRRHPTPLAERVAAAASDAAFAERIGRVTDDVDDRSCLRIVDRDGVVLELGADGALIPASNQKLFVAAVALDVLGADHRYRTELQSPRPFDGTVAGDVYLVGGGDPVLRTEGVPDPLRYPAFNTTSLDLLADRLLTLGITTIDGDIVGDGSRYDDEFRAPSWGDDITNIDGGPYDALLVNDGLVENGNYGLDPSRSAARVFTDLLIARGITITGAAANAARPADADLTTLAFVESEPLTEILVEMLHTSDNNTAEMMVKEIGFVATGVGTRQAGLDVMRSTIEGWGIPLDGVEFHDGSGLSRSNRTSCTALTSLLADAPVGDRLRSLLPVAGRDGTLSPQLLGTEAEGRLRAKTGTLTDVKALTGTQPGADRREVDFSLVLNGPDVDAPAVYDPIWRRLVALIDEHPIVVEPEPDRFAPTTAEEAAPVS; this is encoded by the coding sequence ATGAACCGCGAACGTCGCCGAGCGGTGCCGCTCGCGGGTCTGGCTGCGTTCGCGTTGGTACCCGCCGTCGTCCTCGCCGGGGTGTGGCAGTACGCGGACGCCAATGTGCCCCCGCCGACCACGACGACGACCACGACGATCCCGGCCGAGCCGGCTCCCGAACTGGCGACCGACCTGCTGTCGCTGCGCCGGCACCCGACACCGCTCGCCGAACGGGTCGCAGCCGCTGCCTCCGACGCGGCGTTCGCCGAGCGGATCGGCCGCGTCACCGACGACGTCGACGACCGTTCGTGCCTCCGGATCGTCGACCGTGACGGGGTCGTGCTCGAACTCGGCGCCGACGGAGCGTTGATCCCGGCCAGCAACCAGAAACTGTTCGTCGCCGCCGTCGCGCTCGACGTCCTCGGGGCCGACCACCGGTACCGGACCGAGCTGCAGTCACCGCGGCCGTTCGACGGCACCGTTGCCGGCGACGTGTACCTCGTCGGTGGCGGCGACCCCGTCCTGCGGACCGAGGGGGTACCCGACCCGCTTCGATACCCGGCGTTCAACACGACGTCGCTCGACCTGCTCGCCGACCGACTGCTCACCCTTGGCATCACGACGATCGATGGCGACATCGTGGGCGACGGCAGCCGCTACGACGACGAGTTCCGCGCACCGTCGTGGGGCGACGACATCACCAACATCGACGGAGGGCCCTACGACGCGCTGCTCGTCAACGACGGGCTCGTCGAGAACGGCAACTACGGGCTCGATCCGAGCCGTAGCGCCGCCAGGGTGTTCACCGACCTCCTGATCGCCCGGGGGATCACGATCACCGGTGCTGCCGCCAACGCCGCACGACCGGCCGACGCTGATCTCACGACGCTCGCGTTCGTCGAGTCTGAACCCCTCACCGAGATCCTGGTCGAGATGCTGCACACGAGCGACAACAACACCGCCGAGATGATGGTCAAGGAGATCGGCTTCGTCGCGACCGGCGTCGGCACACGACAGGCCGGACTCGACGTGATGCGCTCCACCATCGAGGGATGGGGCATCCCGCTCGACGGTGTCGAGTTCCACGACGGTTCGGGTCTCAGCCGATCGAACCGCACCAGCTGCACCGCACTGACCTCGCTGCTCGCCGATGCGCCCGTCGGCGACCGGTTGCGATCGCTGCTGCCCGTCGCCGGACGCGACGGCACGCTCTCGCCCCAACTGCTCGGCACCGAGGCCGAGGGCCGCCTGCGGGCGAAGACCGGCACGTTGACCGACGTCAAGGCCCTCACCGGCACCCAACCCGGCGCCGATCGTCGCGAGGTCGACTTCTCGCTGGTCCTCAACGGACCGGATGTCGACGCGCCGGCCGTCTACGACCCGATCTGGAGGCGGCTGGTCGCGCTGATCGACGAGCACCCGATCGTCGTCGAACCCGAGCCCGACCGGTTTGCCCCGACGACCGCCGAGGAGGCTGCGCCCGTATCGTGA
- a CDS encoding LON peptidase substrate-binding domain-containing protein, whose product MPVMPMFPLGMVLLPGGVLPLHVFEDRYLRMFRDILADDERPPEFGVALITKGREAGGGDERALVATSARILDMQATPDGRYVLAAVGTDRLRVNAWLPDDPYPVADVDVWADADVGHDASAASTTDDEARRARLARARARILDLNALAAELGDETAPPSDISDDPLLAVYHLGSLAPLGPSDRYRMLAAPGLDERLDVLDDALDDVAAVLEFRRS is encoded by the coding sequence ATGCCCGTGATGCCGATGTTCCCGCTGGGCATGGTCCTGCTGCCCGGCGGCGTCCTGCCGTTGCACGTGTTCGAAGACCGGTACCTCCGGATGTTCCGCGACATCCTGGCCGACGACGAACGTCCGCCCGAGTTCGGAGTGGCGCTCATCACCAAGGGTCGTGAGGCCGGGGGAGGCGACGAGCGAGCCCTGGTGGCCACGAGCGCACGGATCCTCGACATGCAGGCGACGCCCGACGGTCGGTACGTGCTTGCGGCCGTCGGGACCGATCGGCTCCGTGTCAACGCCTGGCTGCCCGACGACCCGTATCCGGTGGCAGACGTCGACGTGTGGGCCGACGCCGACGTCGGACACGACGCGTCGGCGGCGTCGACGACCGACGACGAGGCACGCCGTGCCCGCCTCGCACGGGCGCGGGCGCGGATCCTGGACCTCAACGCGCTCGCCGCCGAACTCGGCGACGAGACCGCACCGCCGTCCGACATCAGCGACGATCCGCTCCTCGCCGTCTACCACCTCGGATCGCTCGCACCGCTCGGGCCGTCCGATCGCTACCGGATGCTGGCCGCGCCGGGTCTCGACGAGCGTCTCGACGTGCTCGACGACGCACTCGACGATGTGGCAGCCGTGTTGGAATTCCGTCGTTCGTGA
- a CDS encoding D-alanyl-D-alanine carboxypeptidase: MTPRHRSGGLHPLVAIAVLAAIPAALLWGVWRWASDRAEIAADAVPTDTVAEPVTEPRLALSTQLLSFRRSATVLSRDLNLDAFRAAVQPLLGSTGQRSCAAISLDGVLVGEQNPDLAVIPASNQKILVAAVAEQVLGNDFVYTTRVVGPQPSGGVITGDVYLVGGGDPLLSGEWYEQAELDRFPPFNTTPLDELGRQLAAAGVTQIAGVVRGDGSRYDDEFYAPGWGAGVAGLEAGPYDALLVNDARVLGDDQRGSDPNEAGAREFVRILAEQGIVVTGGASSGAAPEGSTELAAIDSQPLPAIIAEMLTNSDNNTAELMVKEIGYEATGAGTRIAGLETIGATIASWGVDVAGLELGDGSGLSLDNRTTCTTMLGVLQHVGAESATGQGLAVAGTSGTLIDIFGDTRLAGRLRGKTGTLNNFPIDEDPPAVKALSGFLPFDGGGAIEFALLLNGPTISDQSEYRPVWAELVTALDSFPAVASPTTLGPR; this comes from the coding sequence GTGACCCCCCGTCACCGCTCCGGGGGTCTCCACCCGCTGGTCGCGATCGCGGTCCTGGCGGCGATCCCCGCGGCCCTGCTGTGGGGCGTGTGGCGCTGGGCGAGCGACCGCGCCGAGATCGCCGCCGACGCGGTCCCGACCGACACCGTCGCCGAGCCGGTCACCGAGCCCCGGCTGGCGCTCTCGACCCAGCTGCTGTCGTTCCGGCGCTCGGCCACCGTGTTGTCTCGCGACCTCAACCTCGACGCGTTCCGTGCCGCCGTGCAACCGCTGCTGGGCAGCACCGGCCAACGGTCGTGTGCCGCCATCTCACTCGACGGCGTGCTCGTCGGCGAGCAGAACCCCGACCTGGCGGTCATCCCGGCGAGCAACCAGAAGATCCTGGTGGCAGCGGTCGCCGAGCAGGTGCTCGGCAACGACTTCGTCTACACGACCAGGGTCGTCGGGCCGCAGCCGTCCGGCGGCGTCATCACCGGCGACGTATACCTGGTGGGTGGCGGCGATCCGCTGCTGTCCGGTGAGTGGTACGAGCAGGCCGAACTCGACCGCTTCCCACCGTTCAACACGACGCCGCTCGACGAGCTGGGACGTCAGCTCGCCGCGGCCGGCGTCACCCAGATCGCCGGTGTCGTGCGAGGTGACGGCAGCCGATACGACGACGAGTTCTACGCCCCCGGATGGGGCGCCGGCGTCGCCGGGCTCGAAGCAGGGCCCTACGACGCGCTCCTCGTCAACGACGCGCGGGTCCTCGGCGACGACCAGCGTGGCAGTGACCCCAACGAGGCCGGCGCCCGCGAGTTCGTCAGGATCCTGGCCGAACAGGGCATCGTCGTGACCGGCGGAGCGTCGTCCGGTGCCGCTCCCGAGGGCTCGACCGAACTGGCCGCGATCGATTCCCAACCGTTGCCTGCGATCATCGCGGAAATGCTCACCAACAGCGACAACAACACCGCCGAACTGATGGTGAAGGAGATCGGCTACGAGGCCACCGGCGCCGGGACCCGGATCGCCGGCCTCGAGACCATCGGGGCCACGATCGCGTCGTGGGGCGTCGATGTCGCCGGGCTCGAACTGGGCGACGGCAGCGGCCTGAGCCTCGACAATCGCACGACCTGCACGACGATGCTCGGCGTGCTGCAGCACGTCGGCGCCGAGAGTGCGACCGGCCAGGGCCTCGCCGTGGCCGGCACCTCCGGAACCCTGATCGACATCTTCGGCGACACGCGACTCGCCGGCCGGCTGCGCGGCAAGACCGGCACGCTCAACAACTTCCCGATCGACGAGGACCCGCCGGCCGTCAAAGCGCTCTCCGGCTTCCTGCCGTTCGACGGCGGGGGAGCGATCGAGTTCGCACTGCTCCTCAACGGTCCGACGATCTCGGATCAGAGCGAGTATCGACCCGTGTGGGCCGAGCTGGTGACCGCGCTCGATTCGTTCCCCGCCGTGGCGAGTCCGACCACCCTCGGGCCGCGATGA
- a CDS encoding tRNA(Ile)-lysidine synthetase, translating to MNYSKCRVCGERAIIDLPRHNANFCGEHLLQLCRRQVEKAIHDHDMLSKDDKILVAVSGGKDSLAVWDILLELGYRADGLYIGLGIGEYSDVSGDYTREFAEERGLTLTTIDLRDEYDYDVPTAAKVTKRVPCSACGLSKRHLFDKAALDGGYDVVVTGHNLDDEAAVLFGNALRWDVEYLARQYPVLPARDGFPKKVKPLMRLTEREMAAWCIVRGIDYQVEECPMALGNKHLAYKDALNSIERESPGSKSAFYLEFVDKMSPILAEHRRTTGRELVACTSCGAPTTEPDSGDAPVCAFCRLHDRVSGVEAVPVEMVLNKKARKAYLAAQAAGE from the coding sequence ATGAACTACAGCAAGTGTCGTGTGTGCGGCGAACGGGCGATCATCGACCTGCCACGCCACAACGCGAACTTCTGCGGTGAACATCTGCTCCAGCTCTGTCGGCGCCAGGTCGAGAAGGCGATCCACGACCACGACATGCTGTCGAAGGACGACAAGATCCTCGTCGCCGTCAGTGGCGGCAAGGACTCGCTCGCCGTGTGGGACATCCTCCTGGAGCTGGGCTATCGAGCCGACGGGCTGTACATCGGACTCGGCATCGGTGAGTACAGCGACGTCAGCGGCGACTACACCCGCGAGTTCGCGGAGGAGCGCGGCCTCACGCTGACGACGATCGACCTGCGTGACGAGTACGACTACGACGTCCCGACCGCGGCGAAGGTCACGAAGCGGGTGCCGTGTTCGGCCTGCGGCCTCTCGAAACGGCACCTCTTCGACAAGGCGGCGCTCGACGGCGGTTACGACGTCGTGGTCACCGGTCACAACCTCGACGACGAGGCGGCGGTGCTGTTCGGCAACGCCCTGCGGTGGGACGTCGAGTACCTCGCACGGCAGTATCCGGTGCTGCCGGCACGCGACGGCTTCCCGAAGAAGGTGAAGCCGCTGATGCGTCTCACCGAGCGCGAGATGGCGGCGTGGTGCATCGTGCGCGGTATCGACTACCAGGTCGAGGAGTGCCCGATGGCGCTCGGCAACAAGCACCTGGCGTACAAGGACGCACTCAACTCGATCGAGCGCGAATCGCCCGGGTCCAAGTCGGCGTTCTACCTCGAGTTCGTCGACAAGATGTCGCCGATCCTGGCCGAACACCGGCGCACGACCGGTCGCGAACTGGTCGCGTGCACGTCGTGCGGTGCGCCAACGACCGAGCCCGACTCGGGCGACGCTCCCGTGTGTGCGTTCTGTCGGCTGCACGACCGGGTGAGCGGGGTCGAGGCGGTGCCCGTCGAGATGGTGTTGAACAAGAAGGCCCGCAAGGCATATCTGGCGGCGCAAGCCGCAGGGGAGTGA